A genomic window from Quercus lobata isolate SW786 chromosome 10, ValleyOak3.0 Primary Assembly, whole genome shotgun sequence includes:
- the LOC115962517 gene encoding uncharacterized protein LOC115962517 encodes MGNIQQKKGRGNTQQNGQGNLVFTCQICVKPMQSNQIFNNKNKCSHAVCKDCIAKYIQDKIDTKDKVPNIQCPGLNCNQFLDPLFCRKIIQKPRCFFMNFRCGTCFDEDNSNKREDLRRKGIQQQKRMKDNSHKRMKDNSHKGGGNWQQQQNNDFLARNCFFGEMASMGYL; translated from the exons ATGGGAAACATCCAGCAAAAAAAAGGCAGGGGAAACACGCAGCAGAATGGGCAAGGTAATCTAGTCTTCACTTGTCAAATATGCGTAAAGCCGATGCAATCAAACCAGATattcaataacaaaaacaagtgTTCACACGCTGTTTGCAAGGACTGCATAGCCAAATACATCCAAGACAAGATTGACACCAAGGACAAGGTGCCCAACATTCAATGCCCTGGCTTGAACTGCAACCAGTTTTTGGACCCTCTCTTTTGCAGGAAAATAATCCAAAAACCACGTTGCTTCTTCATGAACTTCAG ATGTGGGACTTGTTTCGATGAAGACAACAGCAATAAACGTGAAGACCTCCGCCGTAAAGGTATTCAGCagcaaaaaagaatgaaagacaACAGCCATAAAAGAATGAAAGACAACAGCCATAAAGGTGGAGGCAACTGGCAGCAGCAACAAAATAATGATTTTCTGGCCCGCAACTGCTTCTTCGGGGAGATGGCTTCTATGggttatttataa